tttgtaaatatgaacggatttcgttccgaaaccagtggcagattgaaactatggttgttgccgtacattctgtaaatcatggagacgagctgcggaggaatacagtttgcccagaagaacattggccaaatatgtgcagaagttaggccgttttagaactgtgttttctaaacaacaggaGGAGTAACTCGTGAGTCACATTCTTAATATGCAGAAGCTATTTtatgggctgacaacacacgacaTCCCGAAACTAGGGTATAAAATCGCAGAGTGAAATAATTCAGATCACTCTTTCGACATAACATCCAAATTGCCGGTTTTCGTGAACGCCACCAGAACTTGagtttgcgttctttggaaccaccgtgaatttcacagtgcttttttcattaaaaattatatttttataagattggcactcttgccccgtactggaaaaatacaagtcaaaaacatcatttttgtaaatgaaacattttcatagtaaacataacttttgaacaatttgatgcatagtTACAACACCTAAATaggagtataaatgaacaaaccagcaaaaaaaaatggaaaaaatataacaaaagagcattcaaaaacgcgtattagtttaaggtggcactcttgccccgggttcccctacacattttatatgttttcttgaaCCGGGATTGGGCTGTTTTCCTATCCGCTTTGTAGATTTTCTGATTAATTGAAGGCTTCCTTTCAgtggcgaaaaaaaaactgaaaatatgcgtactgaaatatttttaaaaaaattatttccatCCTTTGCTCTCGATATTCTTGAACATTACAAGTGAACGACAGTAGACTCTAATTACACTCAATTTAAAGAAATATTCAATCTAATTTgattatctatttttttcttcatatcgaaTTAACAATGAATACTTACACAAATGTAAAAATATCTACTAAATCTCTTTCTGAAAATTCTGgcataacaaaacacaaagcaTTTTGAAAGGGAATCATCATCCACCCGAATAATCCCTTTCCCTTCTCGGACAGCTACTGATCGATTTAGAACCCTAGACAGCTACTTTCACTCTCGCTTTCTCACTTCTCCTCTGCGGAAAGTGTTTTTCCAGATTGGCTCCGGATTATACACTTCGTACTGGCCCTTGGTGTAATGGAAGAGGACAGTGCCAACGAGGGATGTTCGGCAGAATCCGAAAAATCTTCAAATGGATAATATCAATGTGTTTCCCATGTTTTCCCCGGGATTACGAGAAAGCTTGCCGGAAGTGTTTTCAGGAAGCAAGTGAATCGCGGGGAATTACGACAAGCTCCCAGGCCGACTGCTTCGAACAGGTCAAGTAGTTATTGATTTTCGATGATTCGTGGAAATAAAATTCAGTGACAAAAATGCGCGGTGAGAGAGGTTTCTGTTTCTATTGATTATACAGtcgaatgaatgtatttttgttttgttgaacatattttttccaactAATCTACTGTagctaaaattaaaaaaaaagccgTAAAAATGTGGAACACTTAATGAATGCGATATAGCTCGAGTGGTTAAATAAAATTGTACTTAAATGTCTATCGCCGATAAGAAGGGCGCTTTTTGAGAAATTTTAACTATGAAAATATAGAAAGAAATTTATAAttattgtatatatatattatgtGTATGAGTATTGAATTATTTAAAGAATTCTATTGGTTatctattttttaataaattaaaaactatCTGCTTAACCTAACGTCCCTCATTATCACACAGCTCTTATCATCATTCTCGTATATCTAAGCCCGTAGTGAGCATTCTTAAAGTGATACCAAGTGACCGATCTTGGGTCATTTGCGTTCATAAACCTCCCGTTGAGATTGCTgagaaataatagaaaaaaaaaacgagattaGTTCCATTTGCTGAGAATCTGCGAATATTTTGGAACTCACCTGTGATGACAATTGTTGTACCACCATGCTCCAGAGCTCGATTCCGCACAATTCGCAGCGTTCACATCATTGTCACTGTCCATCGTGGTAAACTTCATTGTTTTGTGATACGTCATGGAATCCCCTCCTGTCCCACTGTAAGTCCCGATCTTCTTCAAcgaatacttttccgtttcgtTTCCAACCTCAAAGTCGGcgaattttgaatatttatagTCCCCATTGTAATCTTCCAATTCCACCAGCAGTTGGTATGTTTTTGCCGAGGTCAGTTTGTGCATCAGTTCCAGTCCCATCCAATACTCCTTGTCCGGCTCGCCAAATCCTGTCTTGTATTCCGTCCAGTTCCGATAGAACTCTACCGACCCATCGTATCGATGCTGAATGACCAACCAACCTCCTCCGAACTTGGTTTGCTCGCAATAGCCCACAAACGGTTCATCGCTTTCGAACGGCTGCAGCAGATACTTTCCAGATGTTTTGCTGGGTTCATCTTTGCACGATTCGTACGGTCCTCTGTGTTTGAACTGTTGCAAATCAAACAGCAGCCGTGCATTATCGGATGGCCCTTTGATTGGTTTCAGGTCGAAGATAGCCTTCCTCAGCCTTTCGTGACTGGTACAACTTTTCTGCTGCTGTAGAATTCGCCAGGATTGGTCCAAAATGGAGGTGAAATTCTGTCCAACGGCTTGCTCCAGGCGAGTCATCATCCACGTCATTCCCTCGTGAGTCTTCTCCAGTCGGGCTTGGTTTCGCATCGTTTGTTCACTTTGCTCCTTAATCTCGAACTCCAGCTCCATGAACTTGTACTCCAAATAGTCCAACTTGTTGAGGAGCACCTCGTACCCGAAGCCAGCATCGCTGTTGGTGGATTTAGTCTCCGGCGTTTTGGAAATCACCTCCGACGATGACACCAACTGAACCAGAAGAAGAATGATCGCAAAAACGGGACACGCCGTGAGAGCCATTGTAGTTTCTAACACTCAAGACATTCAGTTGAACTGATCCTCCCGCCGAGCATGGGTCTTCTTTATATGAGGTTATGAGAGGGCTCAGTGAATGAATCGAAAATCCCCGCTCGGTCAGGGGATTTTTATGATTCCTTCTTCTGCCCTTACGTTGCATCTCACTTAACGGAAATGATATGCTGCGGTTGATTCCCAAATGCATGTTTGACGTCGAATGTATGTATATTTTTAGGTCACAGCTGTTCACATTGTGATAATAATGTGTATGAATTAGTTCAATGTAGTAGTTGCTTATATCAGACCGTTATGAATGGTTTGACATTGAAACAGTAAGTGTTATCAGTGCGTGTGGTTtccgggtttttttttctgccagcATATAACATGCAATTTTTCACACCCACTAAAAAGATTTACCTCTTTTCGGACTGTGACGATGTATTACTCTCATGAAAAGAGATGCATGACAGCATACTGGATATTGTTtacatacagtgtcggacaaaagtATAAGGCCACTTCTCAATCAAACAAAGAAAGctacaaaactttgagaaaaaataatccaatccagtgattcaataaatttataataatcTATTTGCATTGTTCAAATAAATTTgtaacatctgtagttaaaaaatagtcattcattaaaaaaatgcgTCTTAAGtattcagcaattccaaatgaaaccgacaaatgacaaaatatgagtatttttgattcaaatgaaagattgtattccgtttgggttggagaaaaagtgagttttccacagcaattgggatttttttgactcaagtgtaacttttgaaaagggcgtatcgattttagtaagagaaatctttgataattgatatctcaaaaactatgagtcgtaccggaatagtgtcttggaaagagttatagagtattgatgttaaaacgcgAAAAACTGAGTAAAACAATTATTaccctttttttattaaaaaaaaaacttaaatttgcaatatataaaatatgtagttttattttttcaaaaaatgttcatataaaatagaagtcatatagaaaatttaaaaaatgcgtaaaagatggaaaaactattttaacgaactttgtggaacatcgatttttttagaattttccaaacttcgaatttt
The Toxorhynchites rutilus septentrionalis strain SRP chromosome 2, ASM2978413v1, whole genome shotgun sequence genome window above contains:
- the LOC129768854 gene encoding microfibril-associated glycoprotein 4-like, whose translation is MALTACPVFAIILLLVQLVSSSEVISKTPETKSTNSDAGFGYEVLLNKLDYLEYKFMELEFEIKEQSEQTMRNQARLEKTHEGMTWMMTRLEQAVGQNFTSILDQSWRILQQQKSCTSHERLRKAIFDLKPIKGPSDNARLLFDLQQFKHRGPYESCKDEPSKTSGKYLLQPFESDEPFVGYCEQTKFGGGWLVIQHRYDGSVEFYRNWTEYKTGFGEPDKEYWMGLELMHKLTSAKTYQLLVELEDYNGDYKYSKFADFEVGNETEKYSLKKIGTYSGTGGDSMTYHKTMKFTTMDSDNDVNAANCAESSSGAWWYNNCHHSNLNGRFMNANDPRSVTWYHFKNAHYGLRYTRMMIRAV